GCTTAAAAGACAACCAATTGCAagtaaaagaataaattttttttataaaaaaaaaaaggagagatgaGCAAAAGCAGAAGGATAGAGAAGAAACACAGATGCCGAAAAGAAAATACTAATTAAGCAAAGACAGTAACTCTTACTTTAGCCAATAACTCCTGACTCTCAGGAGGTTGCTTTTTCAAACTTTGAGGCAATATAACAGTGAGAAGCTCTGGTTTTTCAGCACGAAGAGCACCTCTAATAACAGCAGCATTAGTTCCAGATGCTCCAGATGTGAAAATATGGTTCTTCTGGAAATAGAAACAGAAGAGCATACTAATTACACCATACTCATTCTAGCTGAAAGGACAAAAGGAATGACCAACTCAACAGCCTGAAATAGTCGACTATCATTTCATGAATTGGTTCAAGCTACAGAATACCGTTATGACCAATGCATAGCTGAGAATTTCAATAAGTTCCTGATGCATGAATCCCATATTTCTTGTCCCAAAGAACCCAATAGCCCTTGGGCCTTGTTGTTGAATTGCTAGTAACTCCTAAGAACACAAAAGAATATTCACATAAGTTGTTGTGAATCTGCAAAAGCATTGAAGATGTTAAGACATTCATATCAACCTTCCAACACAATCTAAAACCTGAAGACTCGACAAACCCGCCAGAAGTTCAATGATACCAAGAGGAAATGAGTAATTAGTTGTAATCAAGTTTGTCTCTTTATCTTTCTGATTTATTTTCTGCTCACTAAGGTGAATACTTAAAGTTGAAGCAAAAGGGCCTTTACCCAAGTAATGATTACTTGAAGTTGAATACTCAAAGTTGAAGCAAGAGGGCCTTTATCAAACTAGTGAAAGAAACTCTCTTATGTAGCCTTTCGAAAGGTACATCTATTGTGAGGATTTGCAACTTACAAACAAatggaaattttgaaaacctaAACACTGAAAGTGTAAATGCTTTGCCAATAGTTTATATTGACATCCTATCTAACCAATTCTTCTGTTGAAACGAGTCAAGTAAATTTATCCACACATAGGCATGAAAACTATCTAAGGTCATTCTGCATGCTCTCTTGCCTAAAGTAGGGCATGCTTGAAAGATTACAATGCAAAATGGTGATCCCATTAGAGGTACATGGAAAGTAAGTAACAATAAATTGTTGATACTGTTTAAGTGGTGTAAAGAAAAATTGTGGTCAAAACTCCTTGCCATCTGAACCTCATTTTGCACATTAAATATACTAAACCTGTATGTAGTCCACATCAGGGGCAGGCTTGTACTCAGACAGCAGAACTGCTCCTGACCCTTCAACAATAGATTGGGCTTGAGTTGGAATCTGAGTTTTGACCTCTTCATCAGAACCATACATTTGCACCCGATGATCATCTTCATCTCTCACGCCCTCAGAACCTTGATGTCTTTTCTCATATCCATAAAGCCACTATATCAGCACATAGAAAAGAGAGTTCCCTGGTAGTAAATCATTAGTGAAAACCAACTGATGCGTATAAAGAAATAAGAGAAGCTCAAGCTTGCAAGAATAGCATTTCTAATGAGAAATTCTCAGTTTTCAAAAGCAaagttgtttgagaaaacttgtTAAAACCACTAAACTACAAAGAAAATTAATGCGTTCTACACCCAAGCACCCCCAGCAAAGTGCATTTGTCATGTAAGACCAATAATCGGTCACAATGTAAAGTTAGTCATTCCATTCTAGTTGCTATTAAACCATGGATCAAGTATGCCATCATGACATAACATAAGTTTGCAGCAACTGGCTCAAATATCCTTACCAGGAATAGAAAACAAAATCTCTCTTTTCAAACAGCCAACAGAATACTTGCAACTCCGGCACAAACTGCACTTATACCTAATAGTCTGACAGATAACTATCTAACAGCCCAGAGTAGCCTTGTATCTACTTCATTAAGCCACTACTTTGATCCTTCCAGCCTATAAGTTTGGACTCCAACAATCAAAACATGGAGAAGCACTAAGAGAAATAGAGAAGAAAAGCTGGACAAAAACATAGTCATTTGCGTTTGTCAATTGTCTTCCCTTCCCCCTCCTCTGGCCCCCTTCGCCTgagaaaataaaatggaaaGGTGTACTAAATGTATTGCAATTGCATTTACTGCTGAAATttctaaaacaaaggggaaagtACCAGCTTGTGAAGACATCAAGCATCTCACGGCTGAAGAATTGAGCACGTGAGTGCCCAAAAATCATTAAAACCAGTGCTCAGAGGCAGAACTAACCAAAAAAAAGGGGCCAAAATTTACGAACATTAAATCGCTTTCCTAAGCTTAGAGGAACCAGAACAAGAAAATGGAACTTCAGGTCATTCATTGCATTTAGCCATTTAAAAACAATGTAAGTGGTATTGTTCCCCTTTGGATAGAAATTTTGCATAAAAAGTAGTGCACTCATATACCACACAAATCCTGAGCAGATTGAAAATAGATATCTGTTCAGATCAATGCAGCAACACCTACCAAAGAACCTCCACCTAATTCCTAATTCATCTTTAAATCCTCAACTACAGAATTCTATGCAAGGCTAATTGACCTTCTCAGTCAACTAATTCTACCAATTAAAAGATGAATATATTTCACGCAAAAGGACCAAAAGAAATGTAGCAGAAACTTCCTCTGTTATGGAAGAAAAATAAGGATTTGTTACATTGATAAATCATAGTAAAAACATCGCTTGAGAAACAATACCAAGTTATTCAAAGGAATGCCAGGAGAAACAATAAATCTATACAAACTGACGCATGCATGACACTCAGGCATGTAGAAAATTATGGAACCGTGCCATTTGATTGCAGGGTTCCAACACAGACATTCACACAAAAATTCAGGTTTCACGAAGgagaacaaaacaaaatctcGGACACACAGAACCACAGCtagaaaaaccaagaaaaaagtACGAACTTTAGAAAATGAAGCGGTAAAAACTACACTTGCCCAGCATTTTAAAACCCCACAAATTATCCAGAACAGAGCAAATCCAACCCATAAATTACTAAACAAATAAACGTTTTTGTTCTGCTCAAAGCATCCGAATTCCAAATCACTGAAAACTAAAATGCCATAAAGCTTCACTCAAACCCCCTCCCTCCCCAGGAACAAAAGCAAAAAGccctcctttgtttttttttcccgcaattctcttatttctttttctttttctttttcctttttcggcCCTCAAGAACAACGAAACGCAATAAAACTCACATTCCTTCGAACCCCATAAATGGCATGCTAGACAGATACAAACGCCATTTCCCACTTACAGCTTCACAGAAATGCaaatatcaaaatcaagaaagcaAAAAGAAGTCGAAAAATCCTACCTTGTTTTTGCGGAAAGAAGCCCATCTCCCACAGGAGGATGAAGAAGAGTCCAATGCAGAAAAGGGATTGTTCGGGTGGGGAAAAGGAGAGATTTTGGAAGAACCCAAAGGGGAAAAAGCACAGGCCAGTGGATAAGAATGAGGAATAGGAAACAGCAACAGCCTCAATGATAAAGATGTGGTCATCTCTCACAGTCTTCTctctttatttattattattaatttttttttcttgctaaatttcctttcttccttcgATAGAACTCTTGTATATGCTCTATACTGATTCTCAAGAACTCTTTGTATTTTCGCTTGTGGCCTCCGCCTGGTTAGCCTATGCTTTGCAGCAGCAGCACAGAACTGCTGAAACGAATGCTTTGTCTGGTTTTGGGTGAAAATTTGGACGGCTTTGCGGTGGCAGGCTGGCAGCTTTTGGCTGTATGTTTTTGTTGACGAGCTATCTGCTACCACTCCCTCCCTATGACTTGTGCTGCTGCCCGCAGCCCGGcctttttttgtttggtttgtTTATTCCAAGCAAGAGACTGGAGAgcccttttcccctttttttttttaatcccttTTTACCAGTGTGTGAGTGCGTGTACGTGTGGAGGAGACGATAATATACTGCTGATGATTGATGACAGTCGATAGAATGGGAAAAGGTTAGCAGCTTTTCCATTttacttttcttcatttctccTACTGGCTACTACAGCACCCCCCATTATCTACGTCccatttgaattgctatttatttttggagttttttttagaaaaacataattttaagtttttgttaaaaaatgtatatatatattgtagtGATTTCGTccgtttgaattgctattttttagaatttttataGAAATTTTGCTATTTTATAGCTatttaatgtatgtgagataaaaaatgattgaaaaatatttgtttCTTCTTGAAATACTGCTGATCTTTGTTTGGGATTTACCTTCTCAACCAAAAAGTTGTCGTAAACTTTTCTTCAACATTTTTTAGGGCGCTGTTAGTGATTTAATATAAGATGAATGgtaagaccaaaaaaaaaatttagctctaaaaaaaatctaaatgttGCATTGCATTTTAGTTGAAGCAAATACTAGATAAATATACACTAAACAAAACACTTAAGAGGCACCACTAATGGAGCAAAAGATCAAGATGTAAGATTACAACTATGGTAATTTCGTGATTATTTACCAACAAAATTCACTTAAAAGGTCAAAAGTAGAAAAtcaatcctttctttttttttttttcttcaacttTATGTTTATctaagaaaaaagggaaaaaaaactttATGTTTGTCTAAATAACCCATATAAATATGGTGTGTATATCTGAAAGATCtaattgtgtttggattgcattttcctactgtagcgatttgatatatgtgagggaaaaagatgatagggaaatgtgatcacggaaaatgataatattttccgacagaaacaagcaatccaaacaaggctatATACCCATCACTTTTTCAGTAATATACATTTGATATGTTAATAAACACAGGTAAGAAGTGGCATGGCTTAGGATATATGTTTTCAATCCTGGGTTATCTTAAGAATGCCATTGAACTTCTTCATCAGACGTTTTCCTCTCTGTTTTACTTGGCCTCTAATTTGACTGGCTACTTGAGTACTTGTTTTAGCTGAAAATGCCTCCAACTTTCtaagtttattaattattagCACAGAAAAGTTGCATGAAGCAGACACATTTAACCATGCTTTCTCGACTTTAAAGTGGCTTATTTTACTTTGCAACTAAAGTGGTAGTCGTCTCGTGAGttcgagtatatatattttattataattttttaatagtaaaattacatatatatccctaatattttattatttagtaagaaaaaaaatttatttgttgtttttattagaTTAATTTCCAAAAACTCAAGCTAACGAGCTGCTCACGAGTCAGAAATTCGAACTACGTTACGAGCTGACAATGCGAGTTACTTGTGAGCCAAAAATCAAACTATAACTCGCGAGCCTTGTCAACTCGAGCTTAAGCCTAGCTTTTCTTTGGTCGAGTCGAGCTCAAGCCTAATTTTCTTGACTTGTCGAGCTCGAACTTGAGCCTACCTGTTATTAAGTCAAGCTTGGGTCGATAAgtccaaaactcgactcgactcgtttacaATCCCAGTCTTGAGAACTTTTTCCCCCTCTTTTGGAGCTAAATTATGTCCAATAAGGAACCAAACATGTTGCAGTTAAGCGGAGTCTACTCATCTAATGTAGACCTTAATGCAAGGGTGCATATTTAATTAAGTATTTCAATTGCAGATTCAACTTCCAACTATTCTGCTGCGTTAGGAAAAATGCACGTACAGGTTAATCTAGCGGCAAGTTAACTCGATTCAATTGCAACTTGTATAGCCAAGTTTCAACCAAGCAACCAGCTAAATATGAACTTGAAGCTACTAGGACAAGGTGGTCTCAGATagagaattttttaaaaaacaaaaaaaacaatcaGATGTATAGAGAAATGCTGGCTGTGAGTACTCCATTGTCGGATATACAATTGACTGTCAACAACTGCAACCAAGAATCATCAAAGAAATTATCCAGGGCAAAATGCTTGATCATTTCTTTTTCAGCTCTCTATCATAATAAAGAAAAATCTTCTACCCAATATGGTGACCTGTTTGGTATAGCACAATTATGGTTACAACAAATATATTCTAGGCTGCACCACCACTTGAAACACCACGTTCATCATTGCTGTGAAACAAATATATTCTAGGCTGCACCACCACTTGAAACACCACGTTCATCATTGCTGTGAAAATTTAAGAGATCATCACTGTACAACCTTCAAAGTCATATGTCCCATCTCTTTTTGACACGGAACATCAAAGCAGAGGATTTGATGTCATCTTGGGGCACCTGGAGCATGAACTGAACTTTAATCTTCATGGGAGCAGTCTTAGCTTTGCCATCCTCCTCTCCAACCTAAACgcaaggcattagaaagctcaACTCTGGCGTACCAAAGTTTCACTATGAGAAACCAAGGTGTTGATCAACAATGCCCAAAGAAGCAGAAGACAACCTAACCATACAATTATGGGCCTTTGCAATATACCATGTATCTCACGCATAAGCAAATCAACAGGAAGCTCAGTAGGCTGATGTAATGAAGCTCCTTAAACACTGGCTACTAGTGGAAACAGAAGAAAACAACGATGTGGCAAGGGTGGCGTGATATGGCATCTCGCAGTCAGCAGGAGCTAATTTTTCTAACACAACTCAAAAACATGCTGCTGATCTCATCAGTTGAAATAGAACATGTATTTCGATTTGAATTAATTTCTGCATCCTAAGCTTTTTCTCATTTGTTTTTTGGACTGTCTGACAAGAAATATACGCACAAATATAATTTAGAAGAGGTAAAATAGAAGATAAGGGACAGTTACTATTTTATTTCTGACCGATTAATAGATCAACACATTGTTCTCAAGGAAATAgaataagaaaatatttcatgAAACCAATGCCCACATTCTAACCAGATGAGAAAGAAGCACAAGCACAATTTGTTTTATGTGGTAGGATATCTCCGAGGTACTAATCTGGCTCAACTTGAACGTTCACCCAACATTTTGAATGAGTAATTACACTTAGAGCCAACATTCAGACAattagaatgatgttttatgttAAGTTAATGCATAACAATTAGCAGCCAAAGACAATGAAATTAGTGCAGAAAAATAAAACACTTACCCAAAGAGATGCCCACCCAAGTCGCACCTCTGAATCATAACCAGCTTTAAATTTCAAGTCCTTGCCAACTGTGTGTTTATACACTGTGCTCCAGTCATTTGAATCAAAATTATACCAGTAACTGTCCATGTGGAGTATCAAAATCCATAATGAGCACCAATCAAGAATTAATTCAGTTTTATTCTATTGACAACAGAGGAAGCATCAAACATAAATAATTAAGACATATAAACATAAAAGCATGATTCACGGGGATACTAATATCAATTTCTGTCACACCAAAGcatcaaaagaagaataaaCACATTTCTTTGTCATCACCCATTTCTATGTTCTTGTTTCGTGAGCCTTAAATTTGTGGGTACTACTTTTTCTTTAGACAGAAATACCCTTACTTTTGTGCGGACTAACAATTGTCAAGAATCAGATAAGAATTTCTACATAAGTTCCTGTTTGAACTGCACCATTTCACAATACAATCGAAAATAGGTTCCGCTTGATTGGGGTCAAAATACAGAACAATTCAAGCAGAGCCATCAATGATATACCAAGTTATCCAATAAAACATCTGTCTTTCTGTGCTTTCAATATGTCATAAATTCTGAACCATTGTGCAGCATGATCATACTTAAGTAGATTTCAGTTAAACAAGAAGTGTAAGACAAGAACGAACCAATGACACCAGCTAAGCAGAACCTTGGCCAACTAATACAGCTTTACTTCTCAAATACACCATATTCCCAAGCTAGACAATGTACTAAACCAAGAACTTTCACATAACTTGTTTTTGCACTTTCGCGATTACATACTCAAAGTTAAATGTTTTTTTCACTATATCGGTAACCATAAAAGTATCTGCTCTTTTCCTTTCTTAATAAATACTGCTGGGTATCGTGTTTAAATTCAGTTAGCATAAATGGTCTTAAGATATAAGAAGTACGGTCCATACCCACATACTAGAgagctagagagagagagagagagagagagagagatcttACCTCAACTTGTCTGAAGGGCCAAATCTACGCTTCAAAGCAAATGATACTGTATTTGAAGGCAAAGAAATTCTTGGAATGAATGCCATTTGCTCATCCTATAATGGTACGAATAGCAAAAAACAAGTTACTATTGAacataatatacaaatataagGCAGGATGTTTCAACTTATTACTAAatcagatttttcctttttctagaaGAAAATTAGTTATAGAGTTCTTCAAAATTTGTAAGAAGCTCACTGTTAAACTATCAGGTAAAGAGATACAAATGATCAGCTAAATTAGGAGAAAAAGTAGATACCCTTTCAAAATTAATAACAGGAAAATTAGAATATTTTGAGGAAACTACCTTGTAGGCATAGCGTAAACTCAAATCTTCATCCTTGTATTCTGCAGTACAAATCCCATCTAGCATTTGAGTTTTGAATATCCCACTAACAGATAACCTCctctttaattcttcctcttcatCCTCCTCTTTCTCCTCAAATGAAAATTCGCCTAGTGGAAACTTAAGGGTTGCTCTAGGCTGCAGTAGCAGAAGAATGAAACTTAAATACCATAATTTTCATAGATTGATGACCAATATAAGCAAAAAAAGTCCAAGAAATCTAGCTTAACATGTATCTGTACTGTATGCCCTACAGCACAAGAATATGTGGCTCATGATATAAATTTCAGATGCAAAGCACTCTCAAACCAATCTCACCATGCCAACAGATGGAACAGTGGATGACAGCTCAAGTTTCAAACCTGGAGTGACAAGATCTGCAATCATTGACACCTCTCCTTGCTGAGCCTGCAAAGAAGTAAATAAAGGGTGTAAACAGACCAGCATAGCGCAAATGCTATATACCCCAGAAAGAAAACAAGGGAAGAAATTACAGGTATTGTGTACCGGTTGCAAAACTTCCACCTCAAATATCACGAAAAATATACATCGCACCGTAGATTGAAGCAAAAGTTAAATAAGGTGAAATCTTTAACTTCCACAGCAGTTGAAAATCCGAGCTTTGCTCACAGATTAATGCTCAAGTTGAAAGTTAACATTGCTAAATCATGGTAGTAACCAAATAGGTATATTTTTTAGTTAGACAAGGAAAAGAGGAGACTGGGATGTTGAATACAGAAAAAATGAAGCTGAACTTAGTTTATCCATCAAAGCACAGAAATACATGATCTTTACAGGCCCAAAAGAATCTCTTTCTTTATTATCTGATTCAGAGAACACAGCTTGCTTTTAGTTTCATACTTAATCATGTCACTTTTTGACTTATCACATAACTCGACTCTCAATAATTACAAGCACAAAAACAAACTTTATGACCAATTACAGGAGAATCCAAATATTGACTTCCAAACTCCTGTCCCACGAAAACAAACTGCAGAAAGCTGCAATATTGCACATTTGACCAAAAGAATATATCACAAAAGAATCTACTTTTCCACTTAAAATTCTCAAGTTCTGAGAAGCCAGTTTACAGTAACTATTAGAACTTCATCCATTTAACTCATTGCCAGAGTATGTAAAAGCAACTAGTAATAATTCCGAAATTATTCATGAGTCCTGCCCATTAGGCCTAAAATCCATGGTGAAATTATTTAAGTCAACTAATTCATGGCAACAATTCAAATTAATTCATgaaaaatgaagcaaaattacagcaatacaaaaaaaaaaatggcagtAATATTATACTTTGACGTCATGAGTGGCTTTGAATTGAAGAGCAGGTCCAACATCAAAACCTCCGTTGACAAGGGCGTTTTTTTCCTCGATATCATAGTTAAGAGACAAGTACTTGGAAGTAAAAGCCAGCTGAGGGTCGGAGATTTCCCCCTTGCCGTCATTCTGAAACGAGAATTTCAACTTGGCCAAGCTATCCAGCAACTTGCAGGAGATCTTGTGGAAGAACACCGAGCTCTCACTGTCGTACTCGGAGGTGACCCTAATTTTCGGCCTCCGCCTGAAAAATCCACCATTTCCGCCAGCAGTCCCGACGACTGTTGGCTGTGGCGGTGGGCCTGGCGGTGGTAGGGTGGGGTATTGCGGTGGCGGCGGCAGCGGTTCCAGTGGGAAGTCGAAATCCACCATTGCTATCTGGTTCATCTGAAGGAAATTGAGATATAGGAGTGGAAGACCAGTGAGCAGAGTGGCACtgagtgtgtgagtgtgtgtaaTTTTGTTCGTATTTAGGCGGAAATGTGGATTTGAAGGAATGATTGATgcacctttttttctttttctttttctttttcctttcttttcttttttcttttgagaaatgcaattttatattttttttaaagtgcaaattaatattaatattcATGTGACAAAGTTTTATTTGTCCAACACATTTTTATGGAAGAATTTATTGAAGAGGACATCACCATGTTGATTAATTATAATTAATAAAGAGTGCACAACTTTTTCATAATTTATTGTATCGAAATTTTTTGCTAAATTTTTAAAGCAAAATATACACTACTACTCAATACACAcactcataaaaaaaaaagaaattgcattTGTTTTACCAATTAGGCATATACAAATGTTTGGATAAGAGATCATTTgagatattatttgaaataattaatttaatacttttTATGATGATGTAATGTacttgagataaaaaaataattaaaaatataaaaaagtaaattaaaaatatatttatgatgcaaacaaaatattatttgacaaAACTTAACTATCCAAACACAGTCAAATTTTCATAAGATTTGTATTAACCTTTTCTAATTATGTTTTAAAACCTATTGTAGCATCAAATTTTTTAGATTAAGTTACAATCATTGGTCACATACTTCAATGTCCAACATTTTCATCGATAATCCCAATGCTCTTAACCTTTTtgccatttttttatttttttgacaaatacctattttgcaaatgaaattttttagtatttgtttaaaattttactgtaatttattgtagaagttgtaggaaaaaattgaaagatgcaaaaccttttcttttcaattcttttctttttctttcttgttctttttccttttctttttctttctttctttctcctattctttttctttcctctccacTTCTTCTTCCTCACCTCACCAATTGCGGGGGGCACCAGCGGAgtagcaaaaattttttttttcactttttcctctTTCGCTTTTCCCCTCCCTCTCCTACTCCCCTCCTCTCTTCCCCAGCACCTCTCTCCTCCCCCCTCTCCTTCCCCACTACGTAGATCGCCTGGTCGCATGGCTAGATTGCAtgagggggagagagagggagcaaGAGACGTGGTggggaagaaaagagaagagggGAATAGGAGAGCGaggaaggagaaggagaagagagagagaaaaaaaaacttcattAGCCGGTGTTGGAAGAGATGGTCGGCATTGGAAGAGGTGATCGGCGTTGAAGGTGGTGGTGGGTTGATgtggggaggaagaagaagaaaggaggaTGGGAAatattttttgtgtgttttggacTACTATTGTTGCATCAACTTTTTGTGCTACTAttgttgcatcaatttttttaGATTAAGTTACAATGACTGGTCACATACTTCAATGTCCAATATTTCCATCGACAATTCCAATGCTCTTAACCTTTTTGTCATTCTTTTTGACAAATACCCATtttgcaaatgaattttttgagtgTTTGTTTAAAATCTTACTATAACTTATTGTAGAAGTtatagaaaaattttgtaagctataaactttttcttttcagttcttttccttttctttttctttatttctttctccttttctttttctttcctctccacTTCTTCTCCCTCACCTCACCAATTGTTAGGCACTCGGGTCGGAACCTTTGCCGACGACCAGCGCCAGCAGTAGCACacattttttctttcactttttcctctctccctcttttcctccctctcctctccccctcccccttgCGTATATTGTCTGGTCGCACGGCCAAATTGCGcaagagagaagggaaaggaaGAGGAAGGAAGAGAGGTGGCAGGAAAGAGAGGGGAAGAGGGGAGGGGAAAAGGGAGGaaggaggagagggagagggagatggCATCGGAAGAGATGATTAGCATCGGAGATGGTGGTGGGTTGATgtggggaggaagaagaagaaaggaggatgggaaatttttttttttttttttgtgttttgggtattttgaagtgtgtaatttaaaaattttgagatatttttttgaaattactgtagttaaagttattaaaaaactgGTAGGAAACTACAAAGATTCTTTGGAAAACTTgagttaaaaagaaaaactttttccttttggttttttctttaaaGAAAACAAGATAAACTTCTATTTATACATTTTTGTTAGTCGCccacaaattttgtatatttgttaCTCAATCACCAATTCCATGTACTAAAGTACACATCACGTAGATTGACTTGGATGGAAAAATAGAAGTTGAGCTTCTTTTAGAAACATGTAATTATGCAGTTTAAATTGAAATATTGTTTAAAACTAAGAGCAATTTAACAAACGTaatctaaaaaaattaaaacaactaCATGTCAATTTAAGTAGTAAAGGTAATTTTATTGGGGAAAAAATTTGTTCGCTCTATGGcaattcactcattttttttttgagaaatattgcaatttacttttaaacaaaaacaaaatgatttTGG
This region of Coffea arabica cultivar ET-39 chromosome 3c, Coffea Arabica ET-39 HiFi, whole genome shotgun sequence genomic DNA includes:
- the LOC140004188 gene encoding uncharacterized protein isoform X2, whose translation is MTTSLSLRLLLFPIPHSYPLACAFSPLGSSKISPFPHPNNPFSALDSSSSSCGRWASFRKNKWLYGYEKRHQGSEGVRDEDDHRVQMYGSDEEVKTQIPTQAQSIVEGSGAVLLSEYKPAPDVDYIQELLAIQQQGPRAIGFFGTRNMGFMHQELIEILSYALVITKNHIFTSGASGTNAAVIRGALRAEKPELLTVILPQSLKKQPPESQELLAKFLLRGFQHFSNDIMETKFIQT
- the LOC140004188 gene encoding uncharacterized protein isoform X3: MYGSDEEVKTQIPTQAQSIVEGSGAVLLSEYKPAPDVDYIQELLAIQQQGPRAIGFFGTRNMGFMHQELIEILSYALVITKNHIFTSGASGTNAAVIRGALRAEKPELLTVILPQSLKKQPPESQELLAKVQNVIEKPHNDHLPLIEASRLCNMDIISQVQQVICFAFHDSRLLMETCQEAKNMRKIVTLFYLD
- the LOC140004188 gene encoding uncharacterized protein isoform X1 encodes the protein MTTSLSLRLLLFPIPHSYPLACAFSPLGSSKISPFPHPNNPFSALDSSSSSCGRWASFRKNKWLYGYEKRHQGSEGVRDEDDHRVQMYGSDEEVKTQIPTQAQSIVEGSGAVLLSEYKPAPDVDYIQELLAIQQQGPRAIGFFGTRNMGFMHQELIEILSYALVITKNHIFTSGASGTNAAVIRGALRAEKPELLTVILPQSLKKQPPESQELLAKVQNVIEKPHNDHLPLIEASRLCNMDIISQVQQVICFAFHDSRLLMETCQEAKNMRKIVTLFYLD
- the LOC140037765 gene encoding outer envelope pore protein 37, chloroplastic-like, which encodes MNQIAMVDFDFPLEPLPPPPQYPTLPPPGPPPQPTVVGTAGGNGGFFRRRPKIRVTSEYDSESSVFFHKISCKLLDSLAKLKFSFQNDGKGEISDPQLAFTSKYLSLNYDIEEKNALVNGGFDVGPALQFKATHDVKAQQGEVSMIADLVTPGLKLELSSTVPSVGMPRATLKFPLGEFSFEEKEEDEEEELKRRLSVSGIFKTQMLDGICTAEYKDEDLSLRYAYKDEQMAFIPRISLPSNTVSFALKRRFGPSDKLSYWYNFDSNDWSTVYKHTVGKDLKFKAGYDSEVRLGWASLWVGEEDGKAKTAPMKIKVQFMLQVPQDDIKSSALMFRVKKRWDI